A part of Tessaracoccus timonensis genomic DNA contains:
- a CDS encoding ATP-binding protein yields the protein MNWVVLDGGYNVETCLFEPECHATCTREEVYGDRAGAWGPRVWGRPTRMGVEVPAVHSGGHVRFPGWAHFGHHGYMVTQTSDTTVDAGAEKRFFIEMLTKDIELLPAIVDLVDNSVDGARGLHPDGNLAGQWVRIAFGDGTFTIADNSGGISADIARHYAFRFGRSKDFTGVKRSVGQFGVGMKRAFFKLGQAFEVRSAHRGETGADDGSRFHLKVDVEQWAAQEAWTFQFESVDEGVTIPADEEAGTTIAVMKLHASVEDDLKDPAIVQALRTELRLRHQESIQSGLQLHLNSENPLTASRPSLQVSDMVQPVFREFQVPGPAGGTVDVKLYAGTAAPPKRDKNADPEDDGQAENFQDPGDAGWYLFCNDRLLLVADRSPLTGWGNPAAAYHPQYRSFRGFVYLSADDASLLPWNTTKTAVDRDSPVFRAVQSEMKTALVAVQAVINRAKQVRSRLEDDEEKPEILVALDEAQDQPITSLSASKQMIVPEAPPPRPKAPPTPKIQRIQYSVDKDRFDEAANALGATSGSEVGRLTFDYFYDQEID from the coding sequence ATGAACTGGGTCGTACTCGACGGCGGCTACAACGTCGAAACCTGCCTGTTCGAACCCGAGTGTCATGCCACCTGCACCCGCGAAGAGGTCTACGGCGACCGGGCGGGTGCGTGGGGGCCCAGAGTATGGGGCCGCCCCACAAGGATGGGCGTCGAGGTTCCCGCCGTGCACTCCGGAGGGCACGTTCGCTTTCCGGGGTGGGCACATTTCGGGCATCATGGGTACATGGTGACACAGACCTCTGACACGACGGTGGACGCTGGCGCGGAGAAGCGCTTCTTCATTGAGATGTTGACCAAGGACATCGAGCTGCTGCCCGCGATCGTCGACCTGGTCGACAACAGCGTGGACGGCGCCAGAGGGCTCCACCCGGATGGTAACCTGGCTGGCCAATGGGTCCGGATCGCGTTCGGGGACGGCACGTTCACGATTGCCGACAACTCCGGCGGTATCTCTGCCGACATCGCTCGACACTACGCTTTCCGATTCGGCCGGTCGAAGGACTTCACGGGCGTCAAGCGCTCTGTGGGACAGTTTGGCGTCGGAATGAAGCGCGCGTTTTTCAAGTTAGGACAAGCATTCGAGGTGCGATCAGCGCACCGCGGCGAGACCGGGGCCGACGACGGCTCACGATTCCATCTCAAGGTGGATGTCGAGCAGTGGGCGGCTCAAGAGGCATGGACCTTCCAGTTCGAGAGTGTGGATGAAGGCGTCACCATCCCTGCCGACGAGGAGGCTGGAACGACCATCGCTGTGATGAAGCTGCACGCCAGCGTCGAAGACGACCTCAAGGACCCAGCCATCGTTCAGGCACTTCGGACCGAGTTGCGGCTGCGTCACCAGGAGTCGATACAAAGCGGCCTCCAGCTCCATCTCAACAGCGAGAACCCTCTCACGGCATCGCGACCATCACTCCAAGTCTCCGACATGGTGCAGCCGGTGTTCCGGGAGTTCCAAGTTCCCGGCCCAGCCGGGGGCACCGTGGACGTCAAGCTCTATGCGGGCACGGCGGCTCCACCCAAACGGGATAAGAACGCCGACCCCGAAGACGATGGGCAGGCGGAGAACTTCCAAGACCCCGGCGACGCGGGCTGGTACCTCTTCTGCAACGACCGCCTGCTACTCGTGGCCGATAGGTCTCCGCTCACCGGGTGGGGCAACCCAGCTGCGGCCTATCACCCGCAGTATCGCTCCTTCCGTGGCTTCGTCTATCTGTCAGCGGACGACGCCAGTCTCCTGCCATGGAATACCACCAAGACCGCTGTTGATCGCGACTCTCCCGTGTTCCGAGCTGTCCAGTCCGAGATGAAGACAGCTCTTGTTGCGGTTCAGGCCGTCATTAACCGGGCCAAGCAAGTGCGCTCGCGTCTGGAGGATGACGAGGAGAAGCCCGAGATTCTGGTTGCCCTCGACGAAGCGCAGGATCAGCCGATCACGTCGCTCTCCGCATCAAAACAGATGATCGTTCCGGAAGCACCCCCACCGAGGCCGAAGGCACCACCGACACCGAAGATCCAGCGCATCCAGTATTCCGTCGACAAAGATCGATTCGATGAGGCGGCAAATGCCCTCGGCGCGACCAGCGGCTCTGAGGTCGGCCGTCTCACCTTCGACTACTTCTACGACCAAGAGATCGACTAA
- a CDS encoding transposase, which translates to MGRDKQRRRMVYQYSQKRFVRDNKTLNQQRNRALAIIEGATRPKKARFLKTTGKATIFDQSAYDKAVSLAGLKGYVTNISQHQMTGAQVIVAYHDLWRVEQGFRMSKSDLDARPTFHHTPDAIKAHLDIVFAALAIARYLQDQSGWSIKRLVRTLRPLREVTINIAGHELTAEPTIDPNTQKSIIKILGH; encoded by the coding sequence ATGGGCCGGGACAAGCAGCGCCGCAGGATGGTCTACCAGTACTCGCAGAAACGGTTCGTACGCGACAACAAGACCCTCAACCAGCAGCGCAACCGCGCCCTGGCGATCATCGAAGGCGCAACCCGCCCGAAGAAGGCCCGGTTCCTCAAGACCACCGGCAAGGCAACCATCTTCGACCAGAGCGCTTACGACAAGGCCGTTAGCCTCGCCGGGTTGAAAGGCTACGTCACCAACATCAGCCAACACCAGATGACCGGCGCGCAAGTGATCGTTGCTTACCACGACCTCTGGCGGGTCGAGCAAGGCTTTCGAATGTCCAAATCCGACCTCGACGCCCGCCCGACCTTCCACCACACCCCAGACGCCATCAAAGCCCACCTCGACATCGTCTTCGCCGCCCTCGCGATCGCCCGCTACCTCCAAGACCAGAGCGGCTGGAGCATCAAACGACTCGTCCGAACCCTACGCCCGCTACGCGAGGTCACCATCAACATCGCAGGCCACGAACTCACCGCCGAACCCACCATCGACCCCAACACCCAGAAAAGCATCATCAAAATCCTGGGTCACTAA
- a CDS encoding DNA cytosine methyltransferase yields the protein MTLGFEQAGFDVVAAVEYDPVHAATHAFNFPQCEVLCRDASLVSVEDVLRAAERGYKRLHPGKVWPGRLDALIGGPPCQGFSTGGKREQDDERNDLLLHFVRLVEELRPRTFCLENVAGLLEDKFSDIRESAFRRLREAGYALSGTDKPVNSLNFGIPQSRRRVIVLGALGKVAPSRLQPEEGTISVEEAFEGLPSPFDYDVLLVSDEVALRSEDIERRAAIKNIYARTLAGLNASPDDKSRPRFWEPTVLTGSRLTTHAEQTIMRFAATDAGTVEPKSRLYRLPLKGPSRTLRAGTGSERGSHTSPRPIHPTEDRVITVREAARLHGYPDWFRFHTTNWHGHRQVGNSVPPPLARAAALALMGSLGHSPMPLRATIALGDRSLLSLSRTEAQSIFAATADEMPATRTRGRVGRDELVLSRPAAPSG from the coding sequence ATGACACTCGGGTTCGAACAGGCAGGTTTCGACGTTGTAGCCGCCGTCGAGTACGACCCAGTTCATGCGGCCACCCACGCCTTCAACTTCCCGCAGTGCGAGGTGCTCTGCCGTGACGCCTCATTGGTTTCAGTCGAGGACGTGCTTCGTGCGGCTGAGCGCGGGTATAAGCGACTTCACCCCGGTAAGGTCTGGCCAGGGCGTCTTGACGCCCTGATCGGCGGACCACCCTGCCAGGGCTTCTCCACAGGCGGCAAGCGCGAGCAGGACGACGAACGAAATGATCTTCTTCTCCACTTCGTCCGTCTGGTCGAGGAACTCAGACCTCGAACGTTCTGCCTAGAGAATGTCGCCGGGCTTTTGGAAGACAAGTTTTCGGACATCAGAGAGAGCGCGTTCCGCCGGCTCCGTGAAGCGGGGTACGCCCTTTCCGGAACCGACAAGCCGGTCAACAGCCTCAACTTCGGCATACCGCAGTCGCGCCGACGTGTGATCGTGCTAGGCGCGCTCGGCAAGGTGGCGCCGAGCCGCCTCCAACCGGAGGAGGGCACGATTTCGGTTGAAGAGGCATTCGAGGGCTTGCCCTCGCCATTCGACTATGACGTGCTACTGGTGTCCGATGAGGTAGCGCTCCGGAGCGAGGACATCGAGCGCCGTGCTGCTATCAAGAACATATATGCACGTACCCTCGCTGGCCTCAATGCATCGCCGGATGACAAGTCGAGGCCACGCTTCTGGGAGCCAACTGTGTTGACGGGCTCACGACTCACGACTCACGCTGAGCAGACGATCATGCGGTTCGCCGCGACGGACGCTGGTACGGTGGAACCGAAGAGTCGACTGTATCGACTCCCTTTGAAGGGGCCGTCACGTACGCTGCGAGCGGGTACAGGCTCCGAGAGGGGGTCCCACACATCCCCTCGTCCGATCCACCCCACCGAGGATCGGGTCATCACGGTGCGCGAAGCGGCACGGCTGCACGGATATCCCGACTGGTTCCGTTTTCACACCACGAACTGGCACGGGCACCGTCAGGTCGGGAACAGTGTGCCGCCCCCGCTTGCTCGTGCGGCGGCGCTCGCCTTGATGGGGTCCCTTGGCCACTCTCCGATGCCGCTTCGCGCGACAATCGCGCTCGGTGACAGGTCCCTGCTCAGCCTGTCGAGGACCGAAGCTCAGTCCATCTTCGCTGCGACGGCCGATGAGATGCCTGCCACGAGAACTCGGGGACGCGTTGGTCGAGACGAGCTGGTGCTGTCACGCCCTGCGGCACCGTCGGGCTAG